The nucleotide sequence GGTCCCTGAAGATGGCTCCAGGGTAAAACCTGGTCCAGTGCCCAGTCGGAGTGGACGTAATAGTCTAAATCCGGTAATTTGCCGCGCAGTTCTTTGAATGCCCGCCGATAACTGCCCAGGGAGTCCCCGTAATGACGGGTCAGTTCCAGCAGATGGGAAAGGCGGCGATCGCCCCGTGATAGCAGTGCCTGAATCACTGACCAGTTGTAGCTTTCTGGGCGAAAATCAATCCCCTGGGGACGCAGTTTTTTCTGCAATTGTTGTAAGCGTTTCTCAGCCTGGAGATTGACCCCAAACCATTGAAACGGGGTGTGGGATTTGGGGACAAAAGTGCTGCACCCAAAGGTGAGCCGCAGACCGGGAGCCGCTTTTTTAATGGCTTGCAGCATTGCCACCGTCTGATCCAGATCGTCTGGTTCCTCACCCGGTACCCCTACCATGCCATAGAGTTTGAGGTGGCTCAGTCCCCCCGCTCTGGCATGGATAGCCGCCTGAATAATCTCTTCATTGGTCAGCTTTTTATTGATGATTTGGCGCAGGCGATCGGAACCACTTTCGACTGCAATGGTGATTGAGCGGGTATCATGCTTGACCAGGGTTGCTGCCAGTTTGGGGGTAACGGTATTGGTGCGAACCGAGGCAATACTGAGTCGAACCTGGTCATATTCCGGCTGGTTCAGGTAATCCAGCAGACTTTCAAACTCTGGATGCTGGGTCACGGAAGCCCCCAGTAGCCCGATCCGGTCAGTGACGGCTAAACCGCGGGCGATCGCCGGAATCAGGGACTCCTCCAGACTGGCGACCCGGAACGGCAACGTTAAATAGCTGGCCAGGCAAAACCGGCACATCTCCGGGCAACTGCGTACCACTTCCACCATGTAGATGTTTTCCCAGGCCGCTTTTTCAGTGACAACCGTTGAAGCAGATAGAACATTACCCCGGTAGGTTTGTTTTTCAACCGTGGAGGGAAGGTCTGATGCCAGGGGGGCGATCGCCCGGATTCCCCCATCGGGTCCGTCATAGGTGACTTCGTACAGACTGGGCACGTAAACCCCTGGCACCGTTGCCAGATGCCGCAGTTGGGTAGCCCGATCTGCCTGCCGCACCTCCTGGTAGGCACTGACAAAAGCATCCAGCAACAGTTCCCCATCGCCCAACAACACCACATCCAGGAACTCGGCAAACGGCTCTGGATTTGCCGTCAAAACTGGTCCCCCACCAAACACCAGGGGATACCTTACTGGCTGTGCAGCAGGCGTCTGGGGAAATCGTTCCACTGCCCGTAATGGAATATCCAGAGACTCCAGCAGTCCCAGAACATTGACATAATCTAACTCCCAGGACAGGGAAAACCCCAGCAATTCTGGCTCCGATGGCAGAGCTTCATGCCCATCTGTAAACAGCCGACTTACCTGCACGTCCGGACGGGAAGCCAGCGTCGCCCATACGACCTGAAAGCCCAGGCTGGTAATGCCAACACTGTATTCATTGGGAAACGCAAAAATTGTGGGAATGGCATCATCCGCCGGTACGGTTGGAGTGAACAGTAGCCGTTCTTGGGTCAGCGGTAAATTAGGCACAAAATCACGGGAAATGAAACAGGACGGATGCATCCAATCTATCGTATAATTTCTCAACCAAACTCCTGTTCAATAATGCGCCAGCGGATGGCAATCACCCCTGGTTCCAAACTCAGGCGGCTGACAATTTGTTCCAGAAAAGCATCATTGCGTTCTTGAGTTACCAGTTCAGCTTCTACACTGACGCGATCAAGCGTATCTTCCAGATCCTCGCTGTAGAGCGATCGCAATTGTAGTTTTCCACCTACCACTGCTTGCAGTAATAACGCCCGGATGTGAGCTTCGTCCTGAGCACGACAGACGACATCGCAACGATAACAGAGTTCCAGTTCTGTACCATTGAGAGGCTGCTGGTTGATGCGATATCCCAACGGACGCAAAAGCAAGTTGGCAGCCAGAACCGCAGCCGTACCAATTCCTGCCTGGAAAAGCAGTCCCGCCCCCGATAACGAGCCGATCGCAGCAGCGCACCACAACGTCGCCGCTGTATTTAACCCGCGCACCGTCAAGCCTTCCCGCAAAATCACACCGCCACCCAAAAAGCCAATACCGGAGACTACCTGAGCAGCAATGCGAGTTGGGCTGGCATCCCCCGGTATCAGGACCGAAAGCATGACAAACAATGCTGCCCCTGTTGAAACCAGGGTATTGGTTCGCAATCCAGCCATCCGTTGCCGCCACTGGCGTTCCAGCCCCAGGGCTGAACCTAGCAGAAACGCAACGATCAGGCGAATAATAGACTCGGCGGATGTCATGCTCTTCAGCCCTCAACGCTTAAAAAGAGACTGACCAGGTAGACATAAAGTAACAACTCAGTAAAGTTATCTGATGGTGGTAATAAACGGAGCAGCCCCAGATCCATCGTCAAATCCAGGTTTGAGCAACCGTCAGGGGAGCAATGGAACCCAAACGGCTGCCAGGGTAATTTACGTTAAGCCGTGACAATCCTACCGCTAAACTGAACGGAGAGATGCCATCAGGAATACCCTGCTACAGGCAATCCGTCCCCGAACCAGTTCCAGACTCCTCACTCCACCCTGCAGGAACCCCAGAGGCGAACACTCCTCCCTTCTCACTCCTCACTCCTCACCTCTCACTCCTCCCTTCTCACCCCTCACCCCTCACCAGTGCGCAGGTCCCCGCCCAAACAACCAGGTAATCTTTGCCAGCCGATCGCGCACCTCTTCCGTTAACTGATCATCCTGGTAACGCCAGTGCCAGTTACCCTCGGCGGCACCAGGGCGGTTCATGCGAGCATCCTTACCCAGCCCCAGAATGTCTTGCAGGGGAATGATGGCAACATTGGCGATCGAACTGAGTGCCAGTCGAATCAAATCCCACTGAATCCCGTCCGGACTGACCCCACCCAGATAGCTCAGCAGATTGGTGCGTTCATAGTCGTTCAGATCGTTCTCAAACCAGCCAACCGTCGTGTTGTTATCGTGGGTGCCGGTGTAGACCACGCAGTTACGATTGTAGTTAAACGGTAGAAAGGGATTCGCCGGATCGGAGCCAAAGGCAAATTGCAACACCCTCATGCCAGGGAAGTCAAAGCGATCGCGCAGGGCTTCAACTTCCGGTGTAATCACGCCCAGGTCTTCCGCCATGACAGGCAGTTCTCCCAGTTCTTCCCGTAGGGTTTCAAAAAAAGCTTCTCCCGGTGCCTTCACCCATCTGCCTTTGACAGCCGTTGTTTCTCCCCTGGGAACGGCCCAGTAACTCTCAAACCCACGAAAGTGGTCAATCCGAATGTAATCCACATACTCCCGCAGCACCCGAAACCGCTGAATCCACCAGGCAAATCTGGTCTTCTTCAGCCGTCCCCAGTTATAGATTGGATTCCCCCACAATTGCCCCGTGGCGCTGAAGTAGTCCGGTGGCACCCCTGCCATCATCGCGGGTTCACCCGTTCGGACATCCAGGGAGAAATTAGCAGGACGGGCCCACACATCCGCACTGTCATGGGCAACATAGACGGGAATATCCCCCACGATATAGATGTTGCGAGAATTCGCGTACTGCTTCAGTTCAGCCCACTGGCGGGCAAATTCATACTGGATAAATTTCTGGAAAAAAATTGGTCCTGGCAGGCGAAACCGTGCTTTTTCCAGAGCATCATGGGTTCGATGCGCCAGGGCTGGTTCCCAGGTATGCCAACTGGCTCCATCCTGATCTTCCTTCAGCGCCATAAACAGAGCATAATCATCCAACCAGTCAGCTTTTTCCTGACAAAACAGATTAAACTCATGCCGTTGTTGATCAGAAGCCTTTGCTCTGAAGGTTTCATAGGCTTTTTTCAGCAGAGCCATCTTGTATGCCGCCACTGACTCGAAATCAACCTCATCCGCAGGAAACTTGGGCAAATTAGCAAAGTCTTCCTGAGACAACAAACCCTGATCGCGTAATAGTTCCGGGCTGATTAACAGTGGATTGCCTGCCATGGCTGAATAGCACATGTAAGGAGAGTTACCAAATCCCGTGGGTCCCAGTGGTAAGACCTGCCAGATTTGTTGCCCGGTTTCTGCGAGAAAATCAATAAATCGGTGTGCTCCCGATCCCAAATCCCCAATCCCAAACGGACTGGGAAAGGAAGTGGGGTGCAACAAAACGCCGCTGATTCGACAATGAGCCAGTGCTGGTTTAGAGCCAGAAGAATTCATAGGTGCTGGATAGAAGTACAGGAAAGCGGAAGAAGGGAATAGGGAATAGGGAATAGAGAGGAAGGGGCGGGATAACATTGTTAGTCTCGTAGGAATTCGGATTCAGGTCAAGCTACTCAGGTAGAGAACTACAAAGTTAGAACTACAAAGTTAGAACTACAAAGTTATTAACGCCATGTCCAACCTGGAAGCCAGGATCCCCGGTGTCTCGTGAACTTTAATCGAATCGACTGGCTAACCTCCCCAGATACCTGGGATCTGGAGGTTGTTGCACTTCGCGACAATAGCCCCCAATACCCCTAGTGCAGGATTAAGAGACCTGTTTTGCAAGGGGTTCTAACAAGGGACAATCAAAGTAAGTACAAATTCGAGTTTTCAATTCTTGTGCGCTTAAGGTTCGCCCCGGGTCGATAATGGCTCTTTTTCCATGCATCCATTTGGGTTCAATGGCATTGAGCCAAGGACTCTTGACGGGTAAGCGGCAAATGATTAAACGCACTCCCTGACCGGATTGTTTGACTTGGGCATTATGGTCACGGATCCATTGCCGGACTTGTTTCGAGTTATGCCAGCTGGCATTATCCCAAACCAGGACAAAGACTTGAAATTGACGCACCTGGTGGCACAGCCAAGCCAGAAATGAGCAGGTGATTTCGCTGATGGGCCGCTGGTCTACAAAGCGGAGCAGCATCTGCCCCAAAGCTCTGAACCAGACTCCATAACAGGCAATCGCTTTAGGGTCGGGGTCAGCGTTGTTAGCCGTGCGCGATTCCAGTTGTAGGGCTTCGACTTCACTCCACGCTTGCAGGGTAAGGAGGGCAAAGCGAGACCACCAACCTTCATCGAGATAGCCCAAGCCCCACCCCGGTTGCTGGGCCAACTTAATCAGGCGGTCTCGCTGCCGCTTTTTTAGCTCATATTGAGGGTCAGGAGAGGTGATGGGAGCCTTGGCGCGTTTCCATTCAATCCCCATCGCTTTGAGCGTGTGATGCATCGTCACCCCACTGACTCGCTTGTCGGTCATCCCTTGGGCTTGGGCCACGGCAGCCAACATCGGCAAACTCCACAGCGAATGCGGTTGACCAAACTCTCGCGGGCTGCGGCGCAGCAAGTTTCGCAGTTGTTCCCGCCCAGCCTCATCAAAGGTGGATTGGGTCGTTTTCGGTCGGCTCGATTGGGCGACCAAACATCCCAGTCCTTGATCTTCAAACGCTCGAATTACATTGCGCACTGTTTGGGCAGTACATCCAACGTGGCGAGCAATTTGGCTCGGAGTTTGACCTTGGGCGCTGGCTAACAAAATCTGACTGCGGCGTAACTTGAACCTATCTCGAGAACGGAGTCCTTGTTCCAACCCACTCTTCTCGTCTGGCGTTAGAGGTCGAACAAACAGGGGAGGATGCATCACTGACTGACTATGATCAACAGCTTTAGCTTATCAATTGACTGCCCTGTCTTGCAAAATAGCTTCCTTAAGACTGCACTAGATAGCAAATCAGCAGCCATAATTGCCAGTGATAGACTTGAAGCAGAATGCCTAATCCGTATGGTGAGATCAGCATGAACACAGAGTTCACTCAAGTCTTTGAGTTAACCCTTTCAGAGAAATTGCAACTGCTGGAAGATTTGTGGGATAGCATCGCCCAAGCTCCAGAGCAGATTCCTGTGCTTGACTGGCAAAAAGAAGAACTCGCCAGGAGAAAGGATGCCTACTTGCTGAACCCTGGCTCAGGTAGTTCATGGGAGGCGGCTAAGGAGCGAATTCGCAACGGACAGTATGGTGCTTAGAAATCTGATCATTCTGCCAGAAGCGGAACAAGATGTGGCTCAGGCTTATACGTGGTATGAAGAGCAAGAGTTTGGTTTAGGCGAAGAGTTCCTTCGGTGTGTTGATGCTTGCATTCAATTCATCCGGCGCAACCCTGAAATGTATCGGGTAACCCACGAAAGTTATCGAAGGGCTGTCGTACGGCGCTTTCCCTACGTGGTCTTCTATGAGCATTCAGACACAATAGTTACTGTATATGCCGTTTTCCACTGTTCTCAAGATCCAAAAAAATGGCGAAGTCGATTGTTGTAGGAATAGCTGAGCGCAGCATAACGACCCCGTTCACCTGCCGCAGATAACCTCTCGGACTCAGCCGACTAACTCAATACGGTCAGTGTGCAACGGGATTGTTAGACCGTACATCACAGATCGCTTATGATCAATATATTCTCGCGTGTCTAGGAGTTTAAGCTATGTCACTTGCTGAGTTAATCCCTCTGATCAATAAATTGAGTCAGCCAGACAAATTATCACTCTTCAAACTCCTAGCCTCGCAAATCCCAGACGCAGAACTACAAGTCATCTTTTCTGCACCAGAGTACCCGATTTGGTCACCCTACGACGCAACGGAAGCTGCCAACGTTCTAATGCAGATGATTCAGGATGACCGAGAAGCATCTAGTCATGCCTAGTACAATCGAGTTCCCCTTTCCCGATGATGAAGCATTACCCTCGATTCCCATCACTCTGAGTTATGCAGACTTCTCTGTTTCTGCGAATGCACTGCTAGATACTGGGTCTACGGTTAACCTCTTACCTTATGACATTGGGCTGCAATTAGGTGCCATTTGGGAGGAACAAACTGTCCGCTTACCGTTGGCTGGAAATCTTGCGAGGGTTGAAGCACGGGGCTTGTTTGTGCATGTTCAAATTGGAAACTTGGAACCAGTTCGCCCAGCGTTTGCTTGGGCAAAAGTCTCTCAGGTGCCCTTAATCCTTGGACAAACGAACTTTTTTCGAGAATTTGATGTCTGTTTTCAACGATCGCGGCATACGATGGAAATTACCCACTTCTAGAAAGCTTCAGTACCGATCGCTATAGTACTGCCATTGTTGCATTCTTCAACTTGGGAAACCGCCATGCGGAATTGCAAGTTGGAAAACTCAATGCCTGTCCAAAAGTCCAATCTTCAACCAATATGAACCTGGCACCATAAGTCCTACAAAGGCAAGAAGTCCTCCCAGAGGTTGTCCTGAAGCATACGGAATTGATGAGCTGATTACGCCCCCAGTAATGAATATGCAACCGCCGATGGTAGAAGCACTATTCTGTATCACACGTTCCAATTTGTCTGGATTGTTCATATCGCAGCCTATTAAGGCTAACAAATCAATAGAGCCGATCGCTGAGAGGTTATCTGCGAGAATTAGAGGTTGTCTGCGGTAGCTCATCTTAATCATTATACTTTGGCAGGGAATTGTTTGTAGTGCTTGCTTCAGCAAGCCAACTGAAGTTGGCACTACAAACTAAAGATTATTGGCTGACACGGTATAGAACTCCAAAGTTATTAATGCCATGTCCAACCTGGAAGCCAGGATCCCCGGTGTCTCGTGGACTTCAATCGCATCGACTGGCTAATGCCGTCTCACTTATAGCGTTTTTCAATTGAGTAAAGTACGGGAGTGTGAAGTACAGTGGGGTGCGGAGCACCCCACTGTACTTCACACCCTTGAAAAGGGCTATAACCTGCTGTGCGAGCATCCAATCCGCCCTCACTCTAAATCCCTCTCCCAAAACTGGGAGAGGGACTTCAACCCTTTCTTACTCCGCTGCTCCCAAGTTTAGGAGCAGGGGTTGGGGAATGAGGGCTGAGTCGATCTTCCCCAAAAGGTTTCTTGAATATGCACTTGGCCAGGATTCCCGATGTCTTGCTGACCGGCACGGATAAAGCCGGGTCAGGGGTCGAGCCGGGATCGAGTGGGTTGTATAGTTGTCTAACAAATTCACTAAAATCCAGGGTTCTATGGTACTAAATGAGGGATTCAACCCCAGAATTACAGCGATTGTCAATTAAATTTGCCATACCCCATACCTGGTACCGTTCGGCTGAGACGTGCGGCGATCGCGGTTCGATTGAGTACTCACTGTCGAAGCCTCAATCGGGCGTTCCCGTCGAAGTCCGATACCCACAATTCGGGGTTGGCCCATTTGAAAATGTCGGTAATAAGCTGCACGTTTTCAGTATCCGGTGGCGGGTTGAGCCAATTTCACAAAATCAACGAACAAATTTAGTAACTCCATATATGATGAGTATCGTTCCATGGCGCTGTGCTTAAGGATTTCTCACCCTGCAGGACTAGAGTTATGAGTGAAGCTGAGAGAATCAACGATCCTGGTTTGCCTGAATCTGCTAATCCAGTTCCTTCTGTGCCTCCCTACATGATGTCTGAAGCATCTGGATTTTCTTCTCCGCACGATTCCAATGATGAAGATTGGGAGACGGTTGATTTCCCTGGTGCTATGAGTATCGATGCAATTCCTAAAGCAAGGGAGAGTAGCGCTCAAGCATCACCAGATCCTGATTCTGAGGAACTGGCTGCGCTGTCAGCCCTGGGGCAAACGTCCCTGGAAGGGGGCGAGGTGGGGGCTGAAATGATGGCTGCCCACCTGCAACAACTTCAGCAGGAAAATGGGGAACTGCGCGATCGCCTGGCTCAACTGGAACAGGATCTGGTCCAGCAGCAGATTGAATTGCAGTTAGAAGTGGCGCGATCGCTCCACAATGTTGCGCCTGAAGACCCTCAACCAGAGGTTTCAGAGTCCCACCGGACCCAGGAACTGGTTCTGGCTAAAGAGCGCATTGATGAGCTGCTTCAGGAGTTAGAAATTTCTAAACAGATGGCTCAACGCCAGCGGATTCTGGCGGAGACCCTGACGGAACAACTGGAAAGCAGCCAGGAACGGGTTGCCCAGCTAGAGCGGGATTGTGCCCTGGCGCAGCAACGCTATAACGAGCAGGTGCAGCAACTGCTCCAGGCTGAAAATACCTGTCGAGATCTGCGGATGCGTCTCCACCGCCAGCAGCGCCAGACACTCCAGTTCAAAGCTGCTTTAGAGAAATGTCTGGAAATGACGCCAGCGCAGAGACAGAGTCAGTTTATTTCTGGCTTGACCCAGGAAAGTCATGTCTCTGCGCCAGTGGTGACGATACCACCCACTTCCCTGGCGCAGGTGTTGGCTCCCAAAAATCAGCCAGTCCGTCCCTGGTCGGCTCCCTCGGAAGCCGAGTCAGCGTCGGATCTGGCAAACAGCACGACTTTGCCAAAACCCCTGTCCAGGTTATTGCATCCGGTTGCACCGGATGATGCGATCGCAGACCGGCAAAATGAGCCTTCAGCAAGTAAAGATTGGGTCAGTGAAATTTTTCAGAATGCCCCAGTCACTCAACCTGAACCAGCTGTGGGTGCCCCATCATCCAATCCTATTTTTGACCTGACTCCATTCCTGGAGGCTCAAACCTCTGAATCAGCGCTGTCTTCGCCTCAGACCGTAGAAGAACCCCTTAGTTCTGACAGCCGTTCTGTTCAGCCAGAAGACAGTCAGTTACTCCAGATGCTGGCATCTGTTCCCCTCGATTCGGATGAATTGGGCAACCCCCTGGAAGCTTTTCCCTGGGGAACCTCCTCCGACGCTGAAGATGGAATCTGGGATGACCTGGCGCGGTTAATTGAGTCTTCGCCCAAGGCTGAAACGAGGGAGGCTTCAGGCCCATCCCCCAGTGGGGATAGCAGGGCAGACACCAGGGAGGAATCGAGCACACCTTCAGCTTCTCCCGGTGTGCCAGTCGCGGATATTAACCCGGCAACCGCTGGCTCAGGTAGTCAAAAGGACAGTCAAAAACCGCTTGAGTTGATCAGTTGGGCCGACCGCAGTGGTAAGTCTCGGAGTCACCGGCGGATCGTTGTCGCGATACCCGATTCAGCAGAGGCAGGAGACTTGCAGGCTGCTTCGTCAGGTGCTCCGTCTGAAACGATTACTGAGACAGTGAATTCTTCCTCCGACCGGGAGATGGTGGCAGGGGGTTGGCCCTCTCCGGTGGTTTATCCACTGCGTCCCTCTAGAAAGCTGAAATCTCTGGCAGCCGTTGATTTACCCTCTTTTCCAAAGGCGAGATAGGGGTGAGTACGCCGGACTGTATTCCCTATTGGTATTCGCTGTCAGCTGTCAGATGTTGAAGAGCAAACCCCTGTCCTTCGGCGGATTGGGGGCGACCAATGCCATCAGTGAAGGCGTAGCTCTGTGCCAGCAGCCATAGCCATAACCTGGGAAATCCTGGTTCCAGCCAGGGTTGAATTTGTTTCAGAAACCGGGGGAACCAGCTACTCAGCAGGGCGCTGATAAAGGCACTGAGGGTAAAGTTCAGGTAGCTACCCAGCCAGCGCCACAGATCCTGGGGTCCTGCCAGGTCCCAGATCCAGAGCAGGAGCGCCGGATTTTGCCAGGCGGCTTTGAGAGCCATGCGATTGAAAGAAAGCCAGTCTACCCGGTCTTTAATAAATGCTTCTGCGACTGCTGGAGGTTCTGCTGCCAGGATGCCGAAGAAGGTATTGAGCATGGCATTCACCCGCTCTGGTGGGAGATTGCGTCCTGTAGGCACCATCATGCCCTTGGAAAATAGCCAGGTAACGGAGACATTGCTTTGATAGGCACGAATTTGATTGAGGTGGTTTGCACTCAGCAAATTATGTTTCAGAGCTGTATCGAGCAGGTGGGTCAGGCGGGGCAGATTGCGAACCAGGGACCCAAATCCTGTAAAGATGAGGGGGGATTGGAGTGAAGCCGCGTCTCCGATCGCAATCAGACGGTCAAAGGCTACCCGGCGATCGCCAGCACTGGTACTGAAATGCCCTGGAATGTAGCCAAAGGTGGGTTTCTTCCAGACCAGTTGGTCCACATCGCAACGGCGATATTCTGGCAGGATGGCAAAAAAATCTTCATACATTTCCAGCAAAGAACCGGGATTATCGGGATGAACCTGGTGATAGTGGAACAGGTAGATAGTCAACTCATCCCCTTCCGCCGGAAACAATTCCCAGATTAACTGCCGTCCCCGTGAAATGTCCCCATGGCTGTTCAGGACATCCCCATAGTGGGCATCCCATACCCCCGGTTCAAATCCACTGGCAATCACAGCGCCTACGGTAGGACAGACACTATCAAACGCGCGATCGCCATTTAACTGCCAGGCGATCGGCGATGCGGTTCCCATCGCATCCACCAGCAATCTGCCATGGGCTACCCGGAATTCTCCCGTCGGCAGATCCTTCAATTGAAGGGTCACCTTCTCCTGATCAATCTCAGCCTGCAAAAATTCTGTTTCATCCCAGATCTCGCCTCCCGCTTCTCGCAGTTTTTCACCACACACCCGCAACAGCTTTTCCGCATCCAGCCCCACATTCAAAACGGTTGGCGTGTGCAACACCGAAGCCTTTGCCTGGGGGGGATTGTTGGCATCAAAAAACTTATTAAACCCATCTACATATTC is from Leptothermofonsia sichuanensis E412 and encodes:
- a CDS encoding B12-binding domain-containing radical SAM protein, with translation MRNYTIDWMHPSCFISRDFVPNLPLTQERLLFTPTVPADDAIPTIFAFPNEYSVGITSLGFQVVWATLASRPDVQVSRLFTDGHEALPSEPELLGFSLSWELDYVNVLGLLESLDIPLRAVERFPQTPAAQPVRYPLVFGGGPVLTANPEPFAEFLDVVLLGDGELLLDAFVSAYQEVRQADRATQLRHLATVPGVYVPSLYEVTYDGPDGGIRAIAPLASDLPSTVEKQTYRGNVLSASTVVTEKAAWENIYMVEVVRSCPEMCRFCLASYLTLPFRVASLEESLIPAIARGLAVTDRIGLLGASVTQHPEFESLLDYLNQPEYDQVRLSIASVRTNTVTPKLAATLVKHDTRSITIAVESGSDRLRQIINKKLTNEEIIQAAIHARAGGLSHLKLYGMVGVPGEEPDDLDQTVAMLQAIKKAAPGLRLTFGCSTFVPKSHTPFQWFGVNLQAEKRLQQLQKKLRPQGIDFRPESYNWSVIQALLSRGDRRLSHLLELTRHYGDSLGSYRRAFKELRGKLPDLDYYVHSDWALDQVLPWSHLQGPLSQATLVKHLAASAQSPSL
- a CDS encoding MgtC/SapB family protein, with the protein product MTSAESIIRLIVAFLLGSALGLERQWRQRMAGLRTNTLVSTGAALFVMLSVLIPGDASPTRIAAQVVSGIGFLGGGVILREGLTVRGLNTAATLWCAAAIGSLSGAGLLFQAGIGTAAVLAANLLLRPLGYRINQQPLNGTELELCYRCDVVCRAQDEAHIRALLLQAVVGGKLQLRSLYSEDLEDTLDRVSVEAELVTQERNDAFLEQIVSRLSLEPGVIAIRWRIIEQEFG
- the malQ gene encoding 4-alpha-glucanotransferase; its protein translation is MNSSGSKPALAHCRISGVLLHPTSFPSPFGIGDLGSGAHRFIDFLAETGQQIWQVLPLGPTGFGNSPYMCYSAMAGNPLLISPELLRDQGLLSQEDFANLPKFPADEVDFESVAAYKMALLKKAYETFRAKASDQQRHEFNLFCQEKADWLDDYALFMALKEDQDGASWHTWEPALAHRTHDALEKARFRLPGPIFFQKFIQYEFARQWAELKQYANSRNIYIVGDIPVYVAHDSADVWARPANFSLDVRTGEPAMMAGVPPDYFSATGQLWGNPIYNWGRLKKTRFAWWIQRFRVLREYVDYIRIDHFRGFESYWAVPRGETTAVKGRWVKAPGEAFFETLREELGELPVMAEDLGVITPEVEALRDRFDFPGMRVLQFAFGSDPANPFLPFNYNRNCVVYTGTHDNNTTVGWFENDLNDYERTNLLSYLGGVSPDGIQWDLIRLALSSIANVAIIPLQDILGLGKDARMNRPGAAEGNWHWRYQDDQLTEEVRDRLAKITWLFGRGPAHW
- a CDS encoding IS630 family transposase; protein product: MHPPLFVRPLTPDEKSGLEQGLRSRDRFKLRRSQILLASAQGQTPSQIARHVGCTAQTVRNVIRAFEDQGLGCLVAQSSRPKTTQSTFDEAGREQLRNLLRRSPREFGQPHSLWSLPMLAAVAQAQGMTDKRVSGVTMHHTLKAMGIEWKRAKAPITSPDPQYELKKRQRDRLIKLAQQPGWGLGYLDEGWWSRFALLTLQAWSEVEALQLESRTANNADPDPKAIACYGVWFRALGQMLLRFVDQRPISEITCSFLAWLCHQVRQFQVFVLVWDNASWHNSKQVRQWIRDHNAQVKQSGQGVRLIICRLPVKSPWLNAIEPKWMHGKRAIIDPGRTLSAQELKTRICTYFDCPLLEPLAKQVS
- a CDS encoding addiction module protein, translated to MNTEFTQVFELTLSEKLQLLEDLWDSIAQAPEQIPVLDWQKEELARRKDAYLLNPGSGSSWEAAKERIRNGQYGA
- a CDS encoding type II toxin-antitoxin system RelE/ParE family toxin is translated as MVLRNLIILPEAEQDVAQAYTWYEEQEFGLGEEFLRCVDACIQFIRRNPEMYRVTHESYRRAVVRRFPYVVFYEHSDTIVTVYAVFHCSQDPKKWRSRLL
- a CDS encoding pepsin/retropepsin-like aspartic protease family protein codes for the protein MPSTIEFPFPDDEALPSIPITLSYADFSVSANALLDTGSTVNLLPYDIGLQLGAIWEEQTVRLPLAGNLARVEARGLFVHVQIGNLEPVRPAFAWAKVSQVPLILGQTNFFREFDVCFQRSRHTMEITHF
- a CDS encoding NAD(P)/FAD-dependent oxidoreductase → MKEILYIEVPTPSTEEVKRWLQLHFESVAGKKIVTESGIRLRFPNTTLHDDNISEASPRFHNELSIFVWSVQRTTYLKVFRWAEQALPQEGTILKCLELEIRARFPNQYPAPPVVDLSQQSIFDALADQYPLTVKYFRKMPQGEYDLTRVYWWEQRWREGVRHPQQPKQVIFKGTISDKGYGVGDTEREAQPTSASGPLYDLVYVGGALGVIHAAVMARLGYRVLLVERLPFGRMNREWNISRSEFQSLINLGLFTPAEFESVIAREYVDGFNKFFDANNPPQAKASVLHTPTVLNVGLDAEKLLRVCGEKLREAGGEIWDETEFLQAEIDQEKVTLQLKDLPTGEFRVAHGRLLVDAMGTASPIAWQLNGDRAFDSVCPTVGAVIASGFEPGVWDAHYGDVLNSHGDISRGRQLIWELFPAEGDELTIYLFHYHQVHPDNPGSLLEMYEDFFAILPEYRRCDVDQLVWKKPTFGYIPGHFSTSAGDRRVAFDRLIAIGDAASLQSPLIFTGFGSLVRNLPRLTHLLDTALKHNLLSANHLNQIRAYQSNVSVTWLFSKGMMVPTGRNLPPERVNAMLNTFFGILAAEPPAVAEAFIKDRVDWLSFNRMALKAAWQNPALLLWIWDLAGPQDLWRWLGSYLNFTLSAFISALLSSWFPRFLKQIQPWLEPGFPRLWLWLLAQSYAFTDGIGRPQSAEGQGFALQHLTADSEYQ